One window from the genome of Paramormyrops kingsleyae isolate MSU_618 chromosome 3, PKINGS_0.4, whole genome shotgun sequence encodes:
- the LOC111846124 gene encoding leucine-rich repeat-containing protein 4-like encodes MSLLWQVTVQRTWNAAPLFLVYLMVRALSLCAASAGAQGCPAVCSCTNQFSKVVCTRRGLTRVPPGIPSHTRYLNLMENSIELIQADTFRHLQHLERLQLGRNAIRQIEVGAFSGLTNLNTLELFDNRLTAVPSGAFEYLSKLRELWLRNNPIESISSYAFNRVPSLMRLDLGELRKLQFISDGAFVGLYNLKYLNLGMCNIREMPTLTPLVGLEELEISENHFPEIKPGSFRGLRSLKKLWIMNSQITLIERNAFDDLTALVELNLAHNNLSALPHDLFMPLRYLVELHLHHNPWNCDCDVVWLSWWLREYIPTNSTCCGRCHSPAHMRGRYLVEMDHTTFQCSAPYIVDAPRDLNISAERVAELRCRTAPMSSVRWLLPNGTVLTHGSSHPRISVLSDGTLNFSNVLPTDTGIYTCMVTNVAGNSNASAYLNVSNAELNTSNLSYFTTVTVEMGEPPSEVPPKPKTATASPSVFQPVFISTPTVLLENTNTPKQVSVPTTKGTMRPPTSLDEVMKTTKIIIGCFVVVTMLAAFMLVAFYKLRKRHQQRSTVAAARTVEIIQMNEDLPPAATSIPGEGAVVLPSTRDYNSTYKSTYNTYRPAHGAHWTENCIENSLHRNRSHTIIVAPEPYVIKTHNKEKVQETQI; translated from the coding sequence ATGAGTCTCCTGTGGCAGGTAACTGTGCAGCGTACCTGGAATGCCGCGCCGCTGTTTTTAGTCTACCTCATGGTGAGAGCGCTGAGTCTGTGCGCCGCGTCGGCGGGAGCCCAGGGCTGCCCGGCGGTCTGCTCCTGCACTAACCAGTTCAGTAAGGTGGTCTGTACCCGCCGCGGCCTCACCAGGGTCCCCCCGGGGATCCCCTCCCACACCCGGTACCTCAACCTGATGGAGAACAGCATCGAGTTGATCCAGGCGGACACCTTCCGCCACCTGCAACACCTGGAACGGCTGCAGCTGGGCAGGAACGCCATCCGGCAGATCGAGGTGGGCGCCTTTAGCGGCCTGACCAACCTCAACACACTGGAGCTGTTCGATAACCGTCTGACAGCGGTCCCGAGCGGGGCCTTTGAATACCTGTCTAAACTGCGGGAACTATGGCTCAGGAATAACCCCATTGAGAGCATCTCCTCGTACGCGTTCAACCGCGTGCCCTCCCTGATGCGCCTGGACCTGGGCGAGCTCAGGAAGCTGCAGTTCATTTCAGACGGTGCTTTCGTGGGATTGTACAACCTGAAATACCTTAACCTTGGAATGTGTAACATTAGGGAGATGCCCACGCTCACTCCGTTGGTCGGGCTGGAGGAACTAGAGATTTCGGAGAACCACTTTCCGGAAATAAAACCGGGATCTTTCCGAGGGCTGAGATCGCTTAAAAAGCTCTGGATTATGAACTCGCAGATCACTCTGATAGAGCGCAATGCGTTCGACGACCTCACAGCGCTGGTGGAGCTGAACCTGGCCCACAACAACCTCAGCGCCTTGCCCCATGACCTTTTCATGCCGTTGAGATACCTGGTGGAGCTCCATCTCCACCACAACCCCTGGAACTGCGATTGCGACGTGGTGTGGCTCTCCTGGTGGTTGCGTGAGTACATCCCTACCAACTCCACTTGCTGTGGCCGCTGCCACTCGCCGGCCCACATGCGTGGCCGCTACCTGGTGGAGATGGACCACACCACCTTTCAGTGCTCGGCACCCTACATCGTGGATGCACCCCGGGACCTCAACATCTCGGCGGAGCGTGTGGCAGAGCTGAGGTGCCGGACGGCACCCATGTCGTCTGTCCGATGGCTGCTGCCCAATGGCACAGTGCTGACACACGGGTCCAGCCACCCGCGGATATCTGTGCTCAGCGATGGCACGCTCAACTTCTCCAACGTGCTGCCCACGGACACGGGCATCTATACCTGCATGGTGACCAACGTGGCAGGCAACTCCAACGCCTCTGCCTATCTGAACGTGAGCAACGCCGAGCTGAACACGTCCAACCTGAGCTACTTCACCACTGTCACTGTGGAGATGGGGGAGCCGCCGTCGGAGGTGCCGCCCAAGCCCAAGACGGCGACCGCCTCGCCGTCCGTCTTTCAGCCAGTGTTCATATCCACCCCCACTGTGCTCCTGGAGAACACCAACACACCCAAGCAGGTGTCCGTCCCCACCACCAAAGGCACGATGAGGCCCCCCACCAGCCTGGACGAGGTCATGAAGACCACCAAGATCATCATCGGCTGCTTCGTGGTCGTCACCATGCTGGCGGCCTTCATGCTGGTGGCGTTTTACAAACTGCGGAAGCGACACCAGCAGCGGAGCACGGTGGCCGCTGCCAGGACAGTAGAGATCATCCAGATGAACGAGGACCTGCCCCCGGCAGCCACTAGTATACCAGGGGAGGGCGCTGTTGTGCTGCCCTCCACGCGAGACTACAACAGCACCTATAAATCCACGTATAACACCTACAGACCAGCACACGGGGCACACTGGACAGAGAACTGCATTGAGAACTCACTGCATCGAAACAGGTCCCACACCATCATTGTGGCCCCCGAGCCCTACGTCATAAAAACTCACAACAAGGAGAAGGTACAGGAGACTCAGATCTAA